One Fusarium oxysporum f. sp. lycopersici 4287 chromosome 8, whole genome shotgun sequence genomic region harbors:
- a CDS encoding hypothetical protein (At least one base has a quality score < 10), whose protein sequence is MASKTAPAMNPWEVNALNYEFPQEGSFNVDGTVNSAGTWRRVQDPVIYPGLYAPSGIDIMSILFRVMGRQNPQVVLGPVDCSVALVVCDMGQADAPVIYVSDSFSELTGYTAREVLGRNCRFLQAPPGHERSLDRKGTDKVASHRMRQAVCAGREIQIPVTNYKKYGQPFNNLLTIIPVPVDETGRRYCIGFLSEMD, encoded by the exons ATGGCGTCCAAGACAGCTCCAGCTATGAATCCCTGGGAGGTTAATGCTCTCAAT TATGAGTTTCCTCAAGAGGGCTCCTTCAACGTTGATGGCACAGTAAACTCTGCAGGTACTTGGCGTCGAGTTCAAGACCCCGTCATTTACCCCGGGCTCTACGCTCCCAGTGGGATCGACATCATGTCCATCTTG TTCCGCGTCATGGGCCGACAAAACCCTCAAGTTGTCCTTGGTCCAGTGGACTGTTCTGTCGCTCTTGTCGTGTGCGATATGGGTCAGGCCGATGCCCCCGTTATCTATGTTTCTGACTCATTCTCCGAACTCACTGGATACACGGCTCGTGAGGTTCTCGGCCGAAATTGCCGCTTCCTCCAAGCACCACCAGGACATGAACGGTCTCTCGACAGGAAGGGTACGGACAAGGTCGCTTCACACCGCATGCGTCAGGCCGTCTGTGCTGGAAGGGAGATTCAGATCCCCGTCACCAACTACAAGAAATATGGCCAGCCCTTCAACAACCTCCTCACCATAATCCCCGTCCCCGTCGATGAAACTGGCCGTCGTTACTGCATCGGCTTTCTGAGCGAGATGGATTGA